AACTTGTCGCTCATGGCGCAGCCCTGAGTGCGCGTGGCGGCGATTGTGGTGTCAGAGATCATGGACAGGTTGTCACCGAACATGGCGCCGCCCACGATGGTTCCCATGAGGACTGCGCTTGATATATCTGTCTGCTGTCCGACTCCGGCCGCGATAGGTGCGATGGCTGCGATGGTGCCCATGGATGTTCCCATGGCTGTGGCAACAAAGGCTGCAATGGCGAACAGCCCCGGCAGGACAAGTTCCGGCGGGATAAAGGTCAGGCCCAGATTGACAGTGGCATCCACACCGCCGATTGCCTTGGCAACCGAAGCGAATCCACCCGCCAGCAGGTAGATGATACACATGGTGACGATGTTGATGTCACCCACGCCTTTGAGAAAAATATTGAGTTTGTTGTTCAGCCGGCCTTTTCCCATGGCAAGGGCCATGGCGATGGCCGGGAGTATGGCAACAGCCGCGGAGAGCTGGTAGAAGGCCATGCTCACGCCCTGCGCTGACAGGTATGAGCCAGTGCCGATGAACAGAAAGAGAAAGAACAGGAGCGGGAGCAGTGCGCTTCCACGCGGTGTTGATTGTTGATCCATTATTTCATCCTTGCTGTTGTCCCGAGATCTTTTGTCTGCGGGGGTCAGTGGTTATGTCCTATGGCGTGGCAGCATGCAACGCCCTGTGGAAGTCGTATACGGTCCGCCTTGTCGGGCGGGAATCGGTTTTCAGTCGTGGGGTATCGAGATGTATCAGGCAGTCGAGATTGTGTTCACAACGAGTTCTCGGCATCGAAGGTGTAGCCGGTGCGAGAGAATGCGTCTTGGAAGAAGCGACAGGAATCTGAGTGCACGGACCGTTGCCGGGCCAACTCTTGGAGTCGTGGTTTGAGTGGTACTTTGCATACTATTTGTCAGTGGTACGTTCGCGTCTAGCCTTTCAGGATGTCCGTTTGAACCCACGTTTCGAATTCGTCAATTTTTGTGTTGAGGTTGAAGGTGTCTCGACAGGCCTGAACACTGGCTTCCTTCAATGTGTTCAGATGCGCTTTGTCCATGGTCAACAGGCGTTTGAGCACCATGCTGAATTGATCCGGCCCTGCGTCCGCAGGTAAGAGATAGTCTGCCAGGGCGTCAGGCCAGATTTCACCGATGCCGCCGATGTTGCGGGCAACCGGGATAAGACCGGCGGCCATGGCTTCCAGCAGGGCATTGGGCATCCCTTCGTTTTCGGAAGGGAGCAGAAAAACGTCCGCTTCGGACAGGTGTGCCTGTACGTTGGTGGAAAACCCATGCCATTCAATCACGCCCCGTTCTTCCAGAGCGCGGTATTTCTCGCGGAGTTCATCAAGCAACTTGCCGGTGCCGACAATGTCGTAGTGGAGCGAGTTATTCTGCATGATCGTCAGGGCGTCAAGCACGTCCACATGTCGTTTGTCCTGATTGATCTGGCTGGTGGAGACAAGACGGAGCGGCCCATCGCCCACAGGTCGTATGGAGTCCACAGGCTTTTTGGCATTGAGGATGATTCTGATTTTGTCTGCAGGGATATGCGGCAGCCGTTTCCATACGCCGTCAGCCACGGTTTTGCTCGGGCAGAGCATCCATGGGCGCGTGATGGAATGCAGGATGCGCAAGCGGACGGATGATACCATGTCGCCGGGTAACCCCACGCGCTGGATAACCGGGATGCCGAGCATGGCGGC
The genomic region above belongs to uncultured Pseudodesulfovibrio sp. and contains:
- a CDS encoding glycosyltransferase; amino-acid sequence: MNIVFVNSTRKWGGVKTWTVDYATELAARGHDVRVFGRQTELIDTLRAAGINARQVNFGFDYNPLAIGRFVAAFLRSRPDLVIGNIGKDINTAGVAAAMLGIPVIQRVGLPGDMVSSVRLRILHSITRPWMLCPSKTVADGVWKRLPHIPADKIRIILNAKKPVDSIRPVGDGPLRLVSTSQINQDKRHVDVLDALTIMQNNSLHYDIVGTGKLLDELREKYRALEERGVIEWHGFSTNVQAHLSEADVFLLPSENEGMPNALLEAMAAGLIPVARNIGGIGEIWPDALADYLLPADAGPDQFSMVLKRLLTMDKAHLNTLKEASVQACRDTFNLNTKIDEFETWVQTDILKG